The nucleotide window CAGTTACCCTTTGGATAAGGTGTTTTCATTTGCCAGAGGCTATTTGGGGACATTCAGTTACTGGTGCTCTGCAGACATTGTGTTCAACTACGCACAGTCACATGAAGTACTGTACTCACTACAGATGCCAGACTTGTCTATGCAGCAGACTTGAAGCCACTCGTTAAAATAAACACTGTTTTCAGACATGCCATTTAGCATTTTTCTCTAAAACTTAAGTTTGAACAAGTGGTTTTCTCAAAGTCATTCACATAATGTTTTCAAAAACGCAGGACAATGGATGCttaaatattttacacaatTGTTTGAAATTGCAACATCTGCTTTGGAGGCATACACAGATGGTCAATGGTTACGATGGCGCTCTTTCTACCCTGCTTTCAGTGTCATTTCTCCCTGAGCTCGTGTCTTGGGGAGGCTGTCTTAACAGCAACAGTGTGGCTTTGTTgtagatgagagagagaaataaacaaCCTCTCGATGGAAGTATGACCCAGTAAGTACGGTCacggcttttctttttctctcacccAATGTCTTGTCTGATCTCTTATCTATAGAAATTCAAGCACAGAAGATAGTCTGTTTTTTCATCAAACTTCATtctcaatgtttcttttttctcccccttatGTTGCACCCTTTAACATGTATGCTTTACCCTAAAAGAACCATTTCCCCTTTAAATCTGTGTTACAACACGTGACTTAGTTGTTGGCCTTATTACGCTATCGTATGACTCTGGCATGACGGTTGTCTTCCACAGGTGAGGCTTCAAGTTCAAAATGTGGACAAACCTCTGTACCGTGGGACTTATCACTGCTTCCAGTCGATCGCACGGCAAGAGTCGGTAAGTATGTTCTATTAATCTAtacctttgcttttttttaggCTGCATTCAATCCGGTTGTGGCTGTTAAAGTAATGAGTGTCTTTAATCGTGTGCCGTCTACTCCGCCGAGGTTTTGGAAGGTCCATGCTCTAATTAAAGTGTCCAGTTACAGTCCCATCTCTATACATGCATGAGCCCATGATCGGCCAGCATGTGCCCAACATGGGGTGTAAAGgctgagagggggaggggcctgcTAGCCCGGGTCAGTGAGGTGCTTTCTTCTGCATAGGCTAAATAAAGCCCATCGGGCCATTTGAGCTGAGTGGAGTATGCTTGctctcagtgaaatcactgtgGCTGAGGTCATGCATATTGTACTACTGTACAATATGCACATTTTAAAGGGTCCCCAACCACTTATCTGATGGGGAcatcatttacaaatgaaaataaatccacTTTGTATCACACCGCTGTATGTGTGTACCCGGCAGCTGAAAGTGTCTTTCAAGGGAAAAACACATCTGGAGTTCATtttagaatgaatgaatgacgttTTCAATATTATTAACACCAGCTCCTCAATGACAACGGCTGTCACTGCTCCGATCTGAAAATGGATTTATTTGGTTTGCTACAATAATTCATACAAGCTAAACTCATTAGGGTTGTGTGCAGAAATGATCAAACGCTCATTACCTGCCGCGATCTGTAAAAAGTTCTAATGGGTCTTTGTGTCCGTAGATGCTCGGCCTGTACAAAGGCATCGGCTCTCCGATGATGGGCCTGACCTTCATCAATGCCATAGTTTTTGGCGTCCAGGGCAACGCCATGCGCAAGCTTGGCCGCGACACACCTCTCAACCAGTTCCTGGCCGGCGCCGCAGCAGGGACCATCCAATGTGTCATCTGCTGCCCAATGGAACTGGCGAAGACGCGCATGCAGCTGCAAGGGACCGGAGAGAAGAAGTCAAAGAGGAAGCTGTACAAAAACTCTCTGGATTGCCTCGTGAGAATCTACAACAAGGAGGGAATCCGAGGCATCAACCGAGGCATGGTGACCACCCTGCTGCGTGAGGCGCCTGGTTTTGGTGTGTACTTTCTGGCTTATGACATGTGGACCCGTTACCTTGGCTGTGAGCCCGAGGATCCTTACATGATCCCGAAGCTGCTGTTTGCTGGGGGGATGTCCGGCATCGCGTCCTGGATCTCCACCTACCCCGTGGATGTGATCAAGTCGCGCCTTCAGGCGGACGGCGTGGGCGGCGTCCACCAGTACAGCGGCATCAAGGACTGTGTCAGACAGAGCTTAAAGAAAGAGGGGTGGCGGGTGTTCACGCGCGGACTCACGTCCACCTTGCTCCGCGCATTCCCAGTCAATGCCACCACGTTTGCCACCGTGACTCTGTTTTTAATGTACATGCGTGAGGGAGAAGAGTGTAGCATCCAGGACCCAGAGGCACAGTCAGTCCAGCTGCAgcctctgcagccacagacgCAGCCAACCAGCATGTGAGCCATTAGTGCTGCAGAGAGCGTTACTACAGCCATCAGCAAGTTGCAGCTTCATACAGGTCTCTGATCTGTTAGCTGTTGTCAATTATGAGTAACCGATCCGATGTGAGCCAGCTCGGCTTCAGCCACGTGACCCCGatggtttatttaaattaaaggcTACACTTGTAAATATAGTACGGTTAATAACCCTTGGCTTTAAGTAGGAGTTTTAGGTCATTTAAGAAACTGTTACGATGGTCACTGATCTGCGGTGACACTTTGTCTCTAATGCTGCATTCAGGTCAGAATGGAGGACTTACTGTTCTCCAATATGCGATATGCCTAAACTTGTATTCACTGACAGTTATTGATTACCAAAAGTAGTTCCACAAAGTTTAGCATGATTGTGAAGACAAATTTACATGGTTTGGCGTTAAATTTAGCAAACAATGAAAATGGGTCAGACtgcttttttaaagttttaattgGTGGAAATATTGCAGGCTCCTCTTTGGCCCTTTGCAGTATGAGATGCATGTGTGAtaacatcatttaaaatatgtcAATCATTGTCCAAATACCTAATGCAatttttaatctttttgttGTGGACATCCTACAGTGTCCGAAGAAAGCACCTTATGGTTCGATTACATGTGTGGTTGGAAACCACTTTTGgccatttgatttttttttttttttttctcgcgcTCTTTTGTATTTCCACGTGGTACAAGATTCTGTGTCGAGCAACGATTGTTGGTTAAAAGTGGGTTTTTTAAagattcaaaatgttttttaatcctTGTGCCTTCTTTTAATTGCACATGTCAGGCTCCACATGCTCCTCAAGAGGGAGGTTTGGCATCGTCAGATGAGTTCTGCGCCACCTAGAGGCCAAGGAAGGAATAGGTCACTCATTGCAGATTGTAACTACCGTTTTGCAGGTTTGAGAAAGcacattgttattattactgCTGTATTGTATGCACCTGTGATGACCTTTTCAGATATCTGACGGCCAGGCCACACACGGTTAACGAGAAAAAGTCCCCTGTTCAGTGCCCACTACTAAAGACTGATATTTGTAGCGTTTGCCTTTGATGTTGAAATGTTCATCGCGGTCCATAATCTTTGGAAAATCCAAATACAGTTGGGACACCTGCGCTTCCCTCTCAATATTAATCATGATCGTCTTTATAGGACAGGGAGACAGTGATGTTGAGGGATTTAACCGCTCAAAGGACAGCGGTCAACGGCTGCCTGAGTTCACCAATgcctttagttttctttttaaaccaagGAAATGTAACAATGAAACTGGATGCACAAAAAAGGCCTCTGAAAGCTTCAGGTGACACAAGTATCCAAATGTCTGGCGCGAATTCTTTCCACATTTTCATGTCTAATACTGTTTTGTGGAAGACGTTTGACTGATCTGAAAGTGCTTTGGGGTTGTCCAATGACATGTTGTACATACTGTGAATTTGGTGGGtttagttttcatttttatagTCTAAAGATGTGAAATCTTAATAGGTTTTTGATTTTCGTTGATTAATCTTTTAGTTCTTTTGTCTGACTGTACTGCAGGATTATGAATGATCGTCGACGGTCTGTTGCCTTGATGTTAATATCGTGCACCTAAACCGGCGTGCAAGATATGTAGTACTTTGAAAgtggtgaaataaaaatcattgtTTTATGAAACACTAAGTTTTACCTCAACGTGTTGAGACTggattgatgtgtgtgtgtacaagtaAGATTTATGAAACACTGGCCTCTAGTGGTCAATGATGGGCATCACTGGTCTGCTTACTGTACAAACAGTTTGACACTAACGATTAAAAAAATAGTGCTTTTTATTCAAGTAATTTGATACCATATTTACTTTATAGAGTAGCATTGTCAACAAATGTATACATGATGTGGCAAAAATAAGTTATTCAAGTATCAAACACTGATCAAAACACCACCTGACTGGATTAGTGTTGGGACATGAGTCTAAAGGGAAACACTTCAAATTAAATACAGCATAAAACCAGTATGCCTTTACACCAGGGTACTTTGAGGAAAAACTAGCGTGGTTGTATGGTGCTTCCATTTCAACCTGTGCAAGAAGGTTGAATTATCATTCTGAGGTACTTGGAGACTCAACTAACTCCAGACCGATGGGTTACTGTGGGTCCGACGACAAAAAGAAGGGCGGGGGCCCTGAAGACAAAGAAAGCAGTGGACAAATAAAGGAAGGGAGGTATAGATTTCAGCTGGTTTTTCCTGCTTTGGATGTGTTCATGAAGACTGAGTCGCAGGAGTAGCGCAGGAAGCGGTAAATCTCCTCGGCTCTGGCTCGACTCATGCAGCCTCCCTTTTCTATGGCTTCAACGGAGCTGCGGGAGGAACAAAAGACGACATACTCTGTAAACGAGACGGGAACAAAGGTGCCTGTTCTTCAGCCACCGGACATCACACGCACGCTTCCTTTACCTGTTGACGAGATGGCCGATGGACCTGAAGTTGTGGCTCATGCTGAGCGCGTGCACGTAGTTCACCGAGGGCAGGCTCAAGTAGAGCTGCAGGGCCTGCTGCCTGtgctgccctttgacctccaaCGGCACAGTGATGCCCTGACCTTTGCGCTGCTCCAGGCGCGCCAGCTCCACCAGTAGGCCGGCCGTCTGTTCGGCGCCGTCGCTCCACAGCAGGCGCGCGCCGGCGCGCACCAGCGCTGTCAAAGTGCTGTCGTAGCAGCGCGTTCGCTGAGGCGGACGCGACGCCTCGCCTGTGACAATTAGATACAACTCAAAACATGTGACAGGATGCCAGAAAATAAACGAAACGGCTCAACTTCAAAATAAACGGTACATAACATCCATAACATTTGGAATGGTTTTGGGCGCCTCCTCGGGACTCTGTACAGTCGCTTCCTAAAATCTATTATTCTCACACTTTACTTATTGAGCCAAACAATTATGGTCTTTACTACTCACTTTTATTGTGCCACTCTGTAGCTCATATTACTTTCACCCTGTACGGTTTGTTATCATTTCATCCTCGTTGGGACCTGCCAACCCACTACGGATGCAAATGGTGACATTTAGGTCTGAACTGTACGCGGCCCCCTTTCAAATTCGGTAGCGAGCCCTCGAATGAGCCGGCCCGACTGACCTGGCTTGGTTCGGTCCTTCTCCACGATCAGACACACGCGCTCAAACGAGCCCAGCAGGCCGTTCACCCTCTCGGCCAGGCGCTTGCGGTTCTGCATGGCGGCCAAGTCCGACTGGCTGTGCCTCTCCGCCGCCATGCGGCCGCTGACGATGAAGTAGCCGCCGTCCAGTGAGCAGACGTGGACGGTGGCCCCGGCGCTCCGCCGGAGGCTGCTGATCAGCTCCGCCCCGTTGCCAATGCAGCGACTGTCCACCAGAATGCAGACGGGTGCGGGAGGAGCGGCGGGCCGGCCGACCGGCGAGTCCTGTGCGGCGGACGTCTGTGGAGCTGAGGAGGTGGCAGGAGGCGCAGGGATCTGAAGGAGAACCCCGATGTGGTCGAATTTAGGGTTTTTATCGCTTCATAAGTCAATAAGTCTGGTttaacgacacacacacacacacacacacacacacacacacacacacacacacacacacacacacacacacacacacagtgtaatgCAATGTAGGACCTTATGGACGTGTGTCTTCGCTGAAACCTGGGGCTCTTTCTTGGAGGACACCTCCGCTCTCCCCTCTCTGAAATCGAGCTCATCGGAGAGCAAATGCTGATCATCCAACCTCTGTCGCCACCTGTGAGATAAAGAAAGAGGACGCTCTAGTGGCTGACGGATGTCTATTTGCTTCCCTACGACAACGTCCTCAcctttcctcctgctgctcctcgctCACGGAGCACCGttgggtcttgctcagggacgaGAACTTGGACGCGATGGTTGAAGACGAGCAGGACGAaggtttctgctgctgcagcccgcTGGGCTCCGTCTGTACGGCCTTCTGCCGCAGAGGGACGTCGGCGGCCGCTTCCGTTCCAAGACCCGCCTTTTTACCAACttcccccgtctcctcctcctcgctggagTCGTCGAGCCGTATGACACGGAGGCGCTTGGTTTTCGCCTCAGCGCTCCGCTCTGGCGGGGCTCCGGTTGTGATGG belongs to Gasterosteus aculeatus chromosome 15, fGasAcu3.hap1.1, whole genome shotgun sequence and includes:
- the slc25a29l gene encoding mitochondrial basic amino acids transporter isoform X1 produces the protein MALDFAAGCIGGAAGVLVGHPFDTVKVRLQVQNVDKPLYRGTYHCFQSIARQESMLGLYKGIGSPMMGLTFINAIVFGVQGNAMRKLGRDTPLNQFLAGAAAGTIQCVICCPMELAKTRMQLQGTGEKKSKRKLYKNSLDCLVRIYNKEGIRGINRGMVTTLLREAPGFGVYFLAYDMWTRYLGCEPEDPYMIPKLLFAGGMSGIASWISTYPVDVIKSRLQADGVGGVHQYSGIKDCVRQSLKKEGWRVFTRGLTSTLLRAFPVNATTFATVTLFLMYMREGEECSIQDPEAQSVQLQPLQPQTQPTSM
- the slc25a29l gene encoding mitochondrial basic amino acids transporter isoform X2, with the protein product MLGLYKGIGSPMMGLTFINAIVFGVQGNAMRKLGRDTPLNQFLAGAAAGTIQCVICCPMELAKTRMQLQGTGEKKSKRKLYKNSLDCLVRIYNKEGIRGINRGMVTTLLREAPGFGVYFLAYDMWTRYLGCEPEDPYMIPKLLFAGGMSGIASWISTYPVDVIKSRLQADGVGGVHQYSGIKDCVRQSLKKEGWRVFTRGLTSTLLRAFPVNATTFATVTLFLMYMREGEECSIQDPEAQSVQLQPLQPQTQPTSM